From a region of the Acinetobacter calcoaceticus genome:
- a CDS encoding aliphatic sulfonate ABC transporter substrate-binding protein yields MSLKSKISLPKTLLASTLGFVFASSAFAAVPTTLKLDYAYYAPTSLVVKDQKLLEKALPNTQIKWVFSQGSNRSLEYLNSNSIDFASTAGLAAVLSRANGSPIKTVYVQSQPEWTALVVAKDSPIKNLKDLKGKKIAATKGTDPFLFTLQALDTVGLSKRDVQLVHLQHPDGKTALERGQVDAWAGLDPLMAAAQIQSGAKLLYRNVGFNSYSVLSVKEDFAKQSPEAVEAVIKAYEKARKWAKANPDKVAALLAQESKLPLPVAKLQLSRTNFDQSIPSATQAQALKRSGKILTEEDLVRKGTNVNQVVDQLLDPRFAQKVVK; encoded by the coding sequence ATGTCTTTAAAATCAAAAATTTCTCTACCAAAGACTTTGTTGGCATCAACATTGGGGTTTGTATTTGCTTCATCTGCTTTTGCAGCAGTTCCGACTACACTTAAACTTGATTATGCTTACTATGCACCAACCAGCTTAGTCGTAAAAGATCAAAAACTTCTCGAGAAAGCATTACCAAATACTCAAATTAAATGGGTTTTCAGTCAAGGTAGCAATCGTTCATTAGAATATCTCAACAGCAATAGCATCGATTTTGCATCTACCGCTGGATTAGCAGCTGTATTAAGCCGAGCAAATGGTAGCCCAATTAAAACCGTTTATGTACAAAGCCAACCTGAATGGACCGCTCTTGTGGTAGCAAAAGACTCACCAATTAAAAATCTAAAAGACTTAAAAGGTAAGAAAATTGCAGCAACCAAAGGCACAGATCCGTTTTTATTTACCTTACAGGCACTAGACACAGTAGGCCTAAGTAAACGCGATGTACAACTGGTTCATTTACAGCATCCTGACGGAAAAACTGCATTAGAACGTGGTCAAGTAGATGCTTGGGCTGGGCTTGATCCGTTAATGGCTGCGGCTCAAATTCAATCAGGCGCTAAGTTACTTTATCGTAATGTTGGATTTAACAGCTATAGCGTACTGAGTGTTAAAGAAGATTTTGCAAAGCAAAGTCCTGAAGCGGTTGAAGCAGTGATTAAAGCCTATGAAAAAGCCCGAAAATGGGCAAAAGCTAATCCTGATAAAGTGGCAGCACTTTTAGCTCAAGAATCAAAACTTCCCCTACCTGTGGCTAAACTACAATTGAGCCGAACCAACTTTGATCAAAGCATTCCATCGGCAACTCAAGCACAAGCACTAAAACGTTCTGGCAAAATTTTGACAGAAGAAGACTTGGTCAGAAAAGGCACTAATGTTAATCAAGTGGTTGACCAGTTGTTAGACCCACGTTTTGCTCAAAAAGTCGTGAAATAA
- a CDS encoding AraC family transcriptional regulator, which produces MVVQSSLSKGTISIALVHEALGAAYAKGLNTQIILNKAGIPAELLMSPKARVPVTTYAQLWIELANAMNDEFFGMDSHPMRRGSYKLLTKLVSTAETLEKALYDILKFFNFILDDLQGELIRDQQKAYLVIRDREQPKRMFTYATFLILVHGLMCWLVDQRIGLNKISVRCTQPQDIQDYLVRFGGDIKFNAEINRIEFDAHYLDIKIKKDKKALYDFLEQTPQNLLVRFKNENALSLLIRRHLLKLHPAQWPELKDVAQQLNISEATVQRRLKHEGVSYQQIKNEIRCDIAVERLSKTHDSIQDISGDLSFQDPSAFHRAFKKWTGVSPGAYRNNLTAHKQ; this is translated from the coding sequence ATGGTTGTCCAATCTTCTTTAAGTAAAGGAACTATTTCGATTGCACTGGTACATGAAGCACTGGGTGCTGCTTATGCCAAAGGGCTAAATACTCAAATAATTCTAAATAAAGCGGGAATTCCTGCCGAATTACTGATGTCTCCCAAGGCACGTGTGCCCGTTACGACATATGCGCAACTATGGATAGAACTTGCCAATGCCATGAACGATGAGTTTTTTGGTATGGACAGCCACCCTATGCGTCGAGGTAGCTATAAATTATTGACTAAACTTGTCAGTACGGCGGAAACTTTAGAAAAGGCGCTTTACGATATATTGAAGTTTTTTAACTTTATTCTAGATGATCTACAGGGTGAATTAATTCGGGATCAGCAAAAAGCCTATTTGGTCATTCGTGATCGTGAACAACCCAAACGTATGTTTACCTATGCGACTTTTTTAATATTGGTGCATGGACTTATGTGCTGGTTGGTAGATCAACGAATTGGCTTAAACAAGATTTCAGTACGTTGTACTCAACCTCAAGATATTCAAGACTATCTAGTCCGTTTTGGTGGAGACATTAAGTTTAATGCCGAGATAAACCGAATTGAATTTGATGCTCACTATTTAGATATTAAAATTAAAAAAGATAAAAAAGCACTTTATGATTTCTTAGAGCAAACTCCGCAAAATCTTTTAGTTCGCTTTAAAAATGAAAATGCATTAAGTCTTCTTATTCGTCGTCATTTATTGAAACTTCATCCTGCACAATGGCCCGAACTTAAAGATGTTGCACAACAGCTCAATATTTCTGAAGCAACCGTTCAACGCCGACTGAAACATGAAGGTGTCAGTTACCAGCAAATTAAAAATGAAATCCGCTGTGATATTGCGGTTGAACGTTTAAGTAAAACTCATGATTCAATTCAAGATATTAGTGGAGATTTAAGCTTCCAAGACCCAAGCGCATTTCACCGTGCCTTTAAAAAATGGACTGGTGTCAGCCCAGGTGCGTACCGAAATAATTTAACCGCACACAAGCAATAA
- a CDS encoding 3-hydroxyacyl-CoA dehydrogenase — MKIQGKHFVITGGGSGLGAATAEYLVQQGASVTLVDMNVEAGEQQIKKLGSKADFVKLDVTDEAAAEQFFKDVLVKHGSLHGLVNCAGIGPSAKVIGREGVHDLGLFAKTLQINVTGTFNMLRFAADAMSKNTVEAGEEDRGVIVNTASVAAFDGQIGQAAYSASKGAIVAMTLPIARELARHAIRIMTIAPGIMETPMLKGMPKNVQDALGQMVPYPSRLGKPEEFARLVGHIAENSYLNGEVIRLDGAIRMAAK; from the coding sequence ATGAAAATTCAAGGGAAGCATTTCGTGATTACAGGTGGTGGCTCTGGCTTAGGGGCTGCAACAGCTGAATATTTGGTGCAACAAGGTGCTTCAGTCACATTGGTAGACATGAATGTAGAAGCTGGTGAGCAGCAAATAAAAAAATTAGGATCAAAAGCTGACTTTGTAAAACTTGATGTAACCGATGAAGCTGCTGCTGAACAGTTCTTTAAGGATGTATTAGTAAAACATGGCAGTTTGCATGGTTTAGTTAACTGTGCGGGTATTGGCCCTTCTGCAAAAGTGATTGGCCGTGAAGGTGTACATGATTTAGGGTTATTTGCAAAGACTCTACAAATTAATGTTACAGGTACATTTAACATGCTGCGTTTTGCAGCGGATGCGATGAGTAAAAACACAGTTGAAGCAGGCGAAGAAGACCGCGGCGTAATTGTAAACACAGCCTCAGTTGCAGCATTTGACGGCCAAATTGGTCAGGCAGCGTATTCCGCATCTAAAGGCGCTATTGTGGCTATGACATTGCCAATTGCTCGTGAGCTTGCTCGCCATGCGATTCGAATTATGACCATTGCGCCAGGAATTATGGAAACTCCAATGCTTAAAGGGATGCCGAAAAACGTTCAGGATGCTTTAGGACAAATGGTGCCATATCCGTCTCGTTTAGGAAAACCAGAGGAATTTGCCCGTTTAGTTGGGCATATTGCTGAAAACTCATATTTAAATGGTGAAGTTATTCGTTTGGACGGTGCAATTCGTATGGCGGCAAAATAA
- a CDS encoding flavin reductase family protein yields MSQSYIAPVELEKAYRLLNHGPTVLVSAQHGDDRNVMAAAWACALELTPAKVTVVLDKSTKTRQLVEQSGYFTLQVPCYAQLDMTHQLGTISKLDDPQKLEHCGVELFYQEGLTSPLVSGCIAWLVCKLIPEPHNQSAHDLFIGSVVGAWADSRVFKDGHWYFQDAPKELRSLH; encoded by the coding sequence ATGTCCCAATCATATATTGCACCTGTAGAGTTAGAAAAAGCGTATCGTTTGTTAAATCATGGCCCAACTGTACTTGTCTCTGCTCAGCATGGAGATGACCGAAATGTGATGGCAGCCGCTTGGGCATGTGCATTAGAACTCACCCCTGCCAAAGTGACCGTTGTTCTCGATAAAAGTACTAAAACTCGTCAGCTTGTTGAACAAAGCGGTTATTTCACCCTACAAGTTCCCTGCTATGCGCAGCTCGATATGACGCATCAACTTGGTACAATTAGTAAATTAGATGACCCGCAAAAACTTGAGCATTGTGGGGTTGAGTTATTTTATCAAGAAGGTCTTACAAGCCCGCTTGTATCAGGTTGCATTGCATGGCTCGTGTGTAAACTTATTCCAGAACCTCACAATCAGTCAGCTCATGATTTATTTATTGGTTCTGTTGTGGGCGCTTGGGCAGATAGCCGCGTTTTTAAAGATGGACATTGGTACTTTCAAGACGCACCGAAAGAGCTTCGAAGCCTGCACTAA
- a CDS encoding HesA/MoeB/ThiF family protein → MTELQDIDFVELSDEEMHLYSRQILLDGWDIEAQEKLKLANVLIVGAGGIGCSSAELLARAGIGKITLIDADTIEISNLQRQIAFGHEDIGRYKAEILAKRLQKINPYICVEYYNERLDVHNIDRLVEHQDVVLDGCDNFTTRYLVNAACKKHQVALISASAIGFQAQMFMVEGDSACYECLFPKEQHSNEGLRCAESGVLATTPVMIASLQAHHTLLYLGLNRVPLKQKLLLWDGLNMTQRIVSFDKDVNCPLCQAS, encoded by the coding sequence GTGACAGAGCTTCAAGATATCGATTTTGTAGAGTTAAGTGATGAAGAAATGCATCTCTATAGCCGTCAGATTTTACTTGATGGATGGGATATAGAAGCTCAGGAAAAACTCAAACTTGCCAATGTGCTGATTGTCGGGGCTGGTGGAATAGGTTGTAGCAGTGCAGAGCTACTAGCGCGAGCAGGGATTGGAAAGATTACACTCATTGATGCAGACACTATTGAGATAAGTAATTTGCAACGTCAAATTGCATTTGGTCATGAAGATATCGGACGTTATAAAGCTGAAATTTTAGCTAAACGTTTACAGAAAATTAACCCTTATATCTGTGTTGAATACTATAACGAACGTTTAGACGTACATAACATTGATAGACTTGTTGAACACCAAGATGTGGTTTTAGATGGATGTGATAATTTTACAACCCGCTATTTAGTAAATGCAGCTTGTAAGAAGCATCAGGTCGCATTAATTAGTGCTTCAGCAATTGGTTTTCAGGCACAAATGTTTATGGTTGAAGGAGATTCAGCGTGTTATGAATGTCTTTTTCCAAAAGAACAGCATAGCAACGAAGGCCTACGCTGTGCAGAGTCAGGCGTACTTGCTACTACTCCTGTAATGATAGCGTCATTACAAGCACATCACACTTTGTTATATTTAGGGTTAAATCGTGTACCTTTAAAACAGAAACTTTTACTGTGGGATGGCTTAAACATGACACAACGCATTGTGAGTTTTGATAAAGATGTAAATTGCCCACTTTGTCAGGCAAGCTAA
- a CDS encoding ABC1 kinase family protein, giving the protein MKKNILFDGLRSVARIGETAVVAAKAGIKYATEKPSNAKLMRETFESLGSTYIKLGQFIASTPSLFPREYVEEFQGCLDQTPTLPFSYVQGVLASEFEGRDLNQIFSYIDEKPLASASIAQVHAAKLTTGEDVVIKVQKPGVETILYTDLNVVHWAAKLLERVVPKIKFAALSEIVDEIKSRMVREVDFIEEAQNLDDFVEYLNISQNHAATAPKVYHQFSTRRVLTMQRLYGVSLTDFSVVKQYAKDPSQVLITAMNTWFGSLMLCKSFHADLHAGNLMLLEDGRIGFIDFGIVGQLNPEVWTACMAFMDALQKTDYQAMAENMLKMGMTHNKVDVEVLAQDLERLFNGVLMSDPQQILASNPADLNDIMMDMVGVGERHGIKFPRDFALLFKQMLYFDRFMRVLAPYTDIYADQRLKMVQNMEPASLLKH; this is encoded by the coding sequence ATGAAAAAAAATATTTTGTTTGATGGGTTACGTTCCGTTGCCCGCATTGGTGAAACAGCAGTGGTTGCGGCCAAAGCTGGAATTAAATATGCAACTGAAAAACCAAGTAATGCCAAACTCATGAGAGAGACCTTTGAGTCACTTGGCTCAACTTATATTAAGCTTGGTCAGTTTATTGCGAGTACACCATCGCTTTTCCCTCGTGAATATGTAGAAGAGTTTCAAGGTTGTTTAGACCAAACACCAACACTGCCATTTAGTTATGTTCAAGGTGTGCTTGCATCTGAGTTTGAAGGGCGCGATTTAAATCAGATTTTTAGCTATATCGATGAAAAACCGTTAGCTTCTGCGTCAATTGCTCAGGTTCATGCAGCTAAACTCACTACAGGCGAAGATGTTGTTATTAAAGTACAAAAGCCTGGTGTTGAAACCATTTTATATACTGACTTAAATGTGGTGCATTGGGCTGCCAAGCTGCTTGAACGTGTAGTACCTAAAATCAAATTTGCTGCACTTTCTGAAATTGTCGATGAAATTAAAAGCCGTATGGTTCGAGAAGTTGATTTCATTGAAGAAGCACAAAACTTAGATGATTTTGTTGAATATCTTAATATTTCGCAAAACCATGCTGCGACTGCACCCAAAGTTTACCATCAGTTTTCTACACGCCGTGTTTTAACCATGCAACGTTTATATGGTGTGTCTTTGACAGATTTTAGTGTTGTAAAACAATACGCCAAAGATCCATCACAAGTACTTATTACGGCAATGAATACGTGGTTCGGTAGTTTGATGCTATGTAAGAGTTTCCATGCAGACTTACATGCCGGAAACCTAATGTTGCTCGAAGATGGTCGAATTGGTTTTATTGACTTTGGTATTGTAGGGCAGCTAAACCCAGAAGTCTGGACAGCATGTATGGCCTTTATGGATGCATTGCAAAAAACAGATTATCAGGCCATGGCTGAAAACATGCTGAAAATGGGCATGACACATAACAAAGTTGATGTTGAAGTATTGGCACAAGATTTAGAGCGCTTATTTAACGGCGTATTAATGTCTGATCCTCAGCAAATTTTGGCATCCAATCCTGCCGATTTAAACGACATTATGATGGATATGGTTGGGGTTGGAGAACGCCACGGCATTAAATTCCCTCGAGATTTTGCTCTGTTATTTAAGCAAATGCTTTATTTCGATCGTTTTATGCGCGTACTCGCACCATATACCGATATTTATGCAGACCAGCGTTTGAAAATGGTTCAAAATATGGAACCTGCTTCGTTGTTAAAGCACTAA
- the folB gene encoding dihydroneopterin aldolase: MDAIIIEGLKVETVIGCFNWERQIIQPLMLDLTIHNDLSRAAQSDKLEDTLNYAQICEISAQTIQQAKPELIEHAAQLVLECLFNTFPTIESITITIRKPAIIAEANAVGIRLERTRNNFCARVSE; this comes from the coding sequence ATGGATGCCATTATTATTGAAGGGTTAAAGGTTGAAACAGTCATTGGTTGTTTCAACTGGGAAAGACAAATCATTCAACCTTTAATGTTGGATTTAACCATCCATAATGATTTGAGCCGAGCTGCACAGTCTGACAAACTTGAAGATACTCTCAACTATGCACAGATTTGTGAAATATCGGCTCAGACCATTCAGCAAGCGAAACCTGAGTTAATCGAACATGCGGCTCAGCTTGTTTTAGAGTGCTTGTTTAATACTTTTCCAACGATTGAGTCAATTACTATTACTATTCGTAAACCTGCCATTATTGCAGAAGCTAATGCAGTAGGAATCCGTCTTGAACGTACCCGAAACAATTTTTGCGCTCGCGTTAGCGAGTAA
- a CDS encoding 2-amino-4-hydroxy-6-hydroxymethyldihydropteridine diphosphokinase yields MNVPETIFALALASNLDSEQHFTFAYTQLATLGKVQFSSVYQIPCRDGIGDDYWNSACLLKSSLNSSQIEAFLKKLELDSGRVRPSHHISLDVDLIAWGSDLDHMQFNSKKLPLALDVKIPLYELWHCENLKTDEMLYPIVNFKV; encoded by the coding sequence TTGAACGTACCCGAAACAATTTTTGCGCTCGCGTTAGCGAGTAATCTAGACTCAGAACAACACTTTACTTTTGCTTATACGCAATTGGCAACATTGGGGAAAGTGCAGTTTTCATCGGTTTATCAAATTCCATGCCGAGATGGCATTGGAGATGATTACTGGAATTCGGCATGTCTATTAAAAAGTTCTTTAAATTCTTCACAAATCGAAGCTTTTTTAAAAAAACTTGAATTAGATTCAGGTCGTGTTCGCCCATCTCATCATATTTCACTCGATGTGGATTTGATTGCATGGGGAAGCGACCTAGACCATATGCAATTTAATTCTAAAAAATTACCATTGGCACTAGATGTAAAAATTCCTTTATATGAGCTTTGGCATTGTGAAAATTTGAAGACAGATGAGATGCTTTATCCAATCGTCAATTTTAAAGTTTAA
- the kdpA gene encoding potassium-transporting ATPase subunit KdpA, producing the protein MLELILVLFIAIFLAWCLSKYLSKVMANQPMWGDGLFRWIENPVYRLLGVSPQQQMNWKQYSLAFVVSCIFLAVAIIAIFMMQAWLPLNPNHAPNMSWDLALHTVISFLTNTNQQHYSGQAQLSYLSQMTGIVGLQVITPMMGLALVVATLRAFFYQRPSHIAADVAEQPDQILIGNYWADVIRPTVRFLLPLCFVWSLLLNSQGVPATFQGGPEVQLIDKANTLETQKIPLGPVAPMVAIKQLGSNGGGWYGPNSSVPLENPTPLSNLLEMIAILLIPITVIFMVGHFTQRKKFAYFVFGSMLFMSVISGAAAVWSESMSSTASQLAVMEGKEQRFGPAASAVWAAVTTQVNNGSVNMMHDSSAPLTGLVELINMLINAIWGGVGCGLQQFMIYLLLAVFIAGLMTGRTPELFGRKIEAAEIRLLAIIILIQPLVILTFTALTLSIPGLSGISNPGPHGISQVFYEYVSAFANNGSGFEGLGDNTVWWNVTCSIALLLGRFPTLILPLMIATRLAAKRKAPETEGSLQVETPTFALTLITIVVLLTLLQFMPVLVLGPIADQLFLVKG; encoded by the coding sequence ATGCTAGAACTTATACTTGTTTTATTTATCGCTATTTTTTTAGCATGGTGTCTCAGTAAATATCTATCCAAAGTGATGGCAAATCAGCCGATGTGGGGTGATGGATTATTTCGTTGGATTGAAAATCCTGTTTATCGCTTGTTAGGTGTATCTCCACAACAACAAATGAACTGGAAACAATATTCTCTAGCATTTGTTGTTAGCTGTATTTTTCTTGCAGTGGCTATTATTGCTATTTTTATGATGCAAGCATGGCTACCATTAAATCCTAACCATGCACCAAATATGAGTTGGGACTTAGCGTTACACACTGTTATTTCATTTTTAACAAACACCAACCAACAGCATTATTCTGGCCAAGCTCAGTTATCTTATTTGTCGCAAATGACAGGTATTGTGGGCCTGCAAGTCATTACTCCAATGATGGGGCTGGCTTTGGTTGTCGCGACTTTAAGAGCGTTCTTTTATCAGCGTCCAAGCCACATTGCAGCCGATGTTGCCGAGCAACCAGATCAAATTTTAATTGGTAACTATTGGGCAGATGTAATTCGCCCTACAGTACGCTTTTTACTTCCACTCTGTTTTGTCTGGTCATTATTGCTCAATAGCCAAGGCGTCCCAGCAACTTTTCAGGGTGGACCAGAAGTACAACTTATTGATAAAGCCAACACTCTAGAAACTCAAAAAATTCCTTTGGGGCCAGTTGCACCGATGGTGGCTATTAAGCAATTGGGTAGTAACGGTGGTGGATGGTACGGTCCAAATAGTTCTGTGCCTTTAGAAAATCCAACACCACTTTCTAATTTGCTAGAAATGATTGCAATTTTACTCATTCCAATCACAGTAATTTTTATGGTTGGGCATTTTACTCAGCGTAAAAAGTTTGCTTACTTTGTCTTTGGTAGCATGCTTTTTATGTCGGTTATTTCAGGTGCAGCGGCTGTCTGGTCTGAGAGTATGTCATCTACAGCATCTCAACTTGCCGTAATGGAAGGTAAAGAACAACGATTTGGACCAGCCGCATCAGCAGTTTGGGCAGCTGTCACAACTCAAGTAAATAACGGTTCGGTCAATATGATGCATGATTCTTCTGCGCCGCTTACTGGTCTGGTTGAACTCATTAACATGCTGATTAATGCCATTTGGGGTGGTGTGGGCTGTGGTCTGCAACAGTTTATGATTTATCTATTACTTGCAGTATTTATTGCAGGTTTAATGACAGGTCGTACCCCTGAGTTGTTTGGACGCAAGATTGAAGCTGCTGAAATTAGGTTACTCGCGATTATTATCTTGATTCAACCTTTGGTCATCCTTACCTTTACTGCATTAACCCTCAGTATTCCGGGTCTATCAGGCATCAGCAATCCGGGACCGCATGGCATTAGCCAAGTGTTTTACGAATATGTCTCTGCATTTGCCAACAACGGTTCAGGTTTTGAAGGCCTTGGAGATAACACCGTATGGTGGAACGTCACTTGTAGTATTGCCTTACTTTTAGGACGCTTCCCGACCTTAATTTTACCCTTAATGATTGCTACACGCTTAGCTGCAAAAAGAAAAGCACCTGAAACAGAAGGTAGTCTTCAGGTTGAAACTCCAACCTTTGCTTTAACGCTGATTACGATTGTTGTTCTGCTTACCTTATTACAATTTATGCCAGTTCTTGTCCTTGGGCCAATTGCCGATCAACTTTTTTTGGTTAAAGGCTAA
- the kdpB gene encoding potassium-transporting ATPase subunit KdpB, with product MKMNTQTHVNSHKKTMAVPNFEVWKNAFVKLLPQHAIKNPVMAIVWLGTVVTAISTILGYTTLLFGFAVTAILFITILFANYAEAVAEARGRGQASSLRAARENLTARRLNSLTDRQATQVPATELQLNDFIEVHAGELVPADGEIVEGFATINESAVTGESAPVLREAGTDRSGVIGGTKVLTDSIIVQVTAESGQSFLDRMIALVEGSNRQKTPNEIALGFLLMVMTLTFLIVVISLPFIANYLHVELDPVVLVALLVCLIPTTIGGLLPAIGIAGMNRALKANVLAKSGKAVEVAGDIDVLLLDKTGTITYGDRQATSFYPLTSVTESELRAAAWVSSLADPTPEGKSIVKLAKEQGLKQQEPEQAEFISFSASTRISGVNFPNGDQIRKGALDAILKFVDEDYSQDLELKARVEQVAKKGATPLVVANQNHVLGVIELSDVIKHGIKERFARLREMGIKTVMVTGDNPLTAAAIAAEAGVDDYIAEAKPEDKLACIRIEQQQGRLVAMVGDGTNDAPALAQADIGLAMNSGTQAAKEAGNMVDLDSDPTKLLAVVEIGKQQLITRGALTTFSLANDVSKYFAILPALFAAAIPQMQVLNVMHLASPSSAILSALIFNAIIIPLLIPIALRGVKFKPSTATQLLRRNMLIYGVGGVVLPFIAIKAIDVVIVQLFGL from the coding sequence GTGAAAATGAATACACAAACTCATGTAAATAGCCATAAAAAAACCATGGCAGTACCAAATTTTGAAGTTTGGAAAAATGCATTTGTGAAATTGCTACCACAACATGCAATTAAAAATCCTGTGATGGCAATTGTATGGCTTGGCACAGTGGTTACTGCAATTAGTACCATTTTGGGTTACACCACACTGTTATTTGGTTTTGCAGTAACAGCTATCCTGTTCATTACCATTTTATTTGCCAACTATGCCGAAGCTGTTGCAGAGGCTAGAGGTCGTGGTCAGGCATCTTCATTGCGTGCAGCAAGAGAAAACTTAACCGCTCGAAGACTCAATTCTTTGACCGACCGTCAAGCGACTCAAGTTCCAGCAACTGAGCTTCAATTAAATGATTTTATTGAAGTTCATGCAGGTGAGCTTGTTCCAGCCGATGGTGAAATTGTAGAAGGTTTTGCCACTATTAATGAATCAGCTGTTACAGGTGAGTCTGCGCCTGTGTTACGTGAAGCTGGAACTGACCGTTCTGGTGTTATTGGTGGGACTAAAGTCCTTACAGACAGCATTATCGTGCAAGTGACTGCTGAATCTGGTCAAAGTTTCTTAGACCGTATGATTGCTTTGGTCGAAGGTTCAAATCGTCAAAAAACACCGAATGAGATTGCACTTGGCTTTTTGTTAATGGTGATGACACTCACGTTTTTAATTGTCGTGATTAGCTTGCCGTTTATTGCCAATTATTTACATGTTGAACTTGATCCAGTGGTGCTCGTGGCGTTATTGGTCTGTCTAATTCCAACAACCATTGGTGGCTTATTGCCTGCGATTGGGATTGCAGGGATGAACCGTGCACTCAAAGCCAATGTCTTGGCAAAATCGGGTAAAGCTGTAGAAGTTGCTGGTGATATCGATGTGCTTTTACTCGATAAAACAGGAACCATTACCTATGGTGACCGTCAAGCGACCTCTTTTTATCCTTTAACTTCGGTAACGGAGTCGGAATTGAGAGCTGCTGCTTGGGTAAGTTCGCTTGCAGACCCAACACCAGAAGGAAAGTCGATTGTTAAGTTAGCAAAAGAACAAGGGCTAAAACAGCAAGAACCTGAGCAGGCTGAATTTATCTCTTTTAGTGCATCAACCCGAATTTCTGGTGTGAATTTCCCTAATGGTGATCAAATTCGTAAAGGTGCGTTAGATGCCATTTTGAAATTTGTCGATGAAGATTATTCTCAAGATTTAGAGTTAAAAGCGCGTGTTGAACAAGTTGCCAAAAAAGGGGCAACACCATTAGTCGTAGCAAATCAAAATCATGTATTGGGCGTGATTGAACTCTCAGATGTGATTAAACATGGTATTAAAGAACGTTTTGCTCGTTTAAGAGAAATGGGCATTAAAACCGTCATGGTGACAGGTGATAACCCATTAACTGCTGCTGCGATTGCTGCTGAAGCTGGCGTAGATGACTATATTGCTGAAGCAAAACCAGAGGACAAATTGGCTTGTATTCGCATTGAACAACAACAAGGTCGTTTAGTTGCGATGGTCGGTGATGGAACCAACGATGCGCCTGCATTAGCGCAAGCCGATATTGGCTTAGCCATGAATTCTGGTACACAAGCTGCGAAAGAAGCAGGCAATATGGTCGATTTAGACTCAGACCCGACCAAACTACTGGCTGTGGTTGAAATTGGTAAACAGCAGTTGATTACTCGTGGTGCCTTAACAACGTTTTCTTTAGCAAATGATGTGTCTAAATACTTTGCAATTTTGCCTGCATTATTCGCTGCAGCGATACCGCAAATGCAGGTTTTAAATGTTATGCATCTGGCGAGCCCAAGCAGTGCGATTTTATCGGCATTAATCTTTAACGCGATTATTATCCCGCTATTAATTCCAATTGCTCTTCGAGGCGTGAAATTTAAACCTTCAACTGCAACTCAGTTACTACGTCGAAATATGTTGATTTATGGTGTGGGTGGTGTGGTTCTACCATTTATTGCCATTAAAGCGATCGATGTGGTGATTGTTCAATTATTTGGTTTGTAA
- the kdpC gene encoding potassium-transporting ATPase subunit KdpC — protein MKTYVQNSEANLGQTLRASLGLLIFTLVGCGAIYSAIATGAGQVLFNNQANGSLIEIDHKVVGSTLVAQPFVGNEYFHPRPSAANYDPMAMAGTNLARTNPELQKQIDAQILAVKKQDHTGNAHIPSDLVTKSGSGIDPHISPESAQLQVHRVAQARHLDPKVVEGLLQKHIEPMQFGVLGQACVNVLELNIALDQLQSTQ, from the coding sequence ATGAAAACTTATGTACAAAATTCAGAAGCAAATTTGGGTCAGACCTTAAGAGCATCTTTAGGATTATTAATTTTTACTCTAGTGGGGTGCGGTGCTATTTACAGTGCTATCGCTACTGGTGCTGGACAGGTTTTATTCAATAATCAAGCGAATGGTAGTTTGATTGAAATAGATCACAAAGTTGTTGGGTCAACTTTAGTGGCTCAGCCATTTGTCGGGAATGAATATTTTCATCCACGTCCTTCGGCAGCAAATTATGACCCCATGGCAATGGCGGGTACAAACTTAGCTCGTACTAATCCTGAGTTACAAAAGCAAATTGACGCTCAGATACTCGCAGTGAAAAAGCAAGATCATACAGGCAATGCACATATTCCAAGTGATTTGGTGACTAAATCGGGTAGTGGTATCGATCCACATATTAGCCCTGAATCTGCTCAGTTACAGGTTCATCGAGTAGCTCAAGCACGCCATTTAGACCCTAAAGTTGTGGAAGGGCTTTTGCAAAAACATATTGAACCTATGCAATTTGGTGTATTGGGACAAGCTTGTGTTAATGTATTAGAGCTCAATATTGCTTTAGATCAATTACAATCTACACAGTAA